A genomic window from Gemmatimonadaceae bacterium includes:
- a CDS encoding SDR family oxidoreductase, with protein MAERFLELGATVIICGRRKQVLDDAAQEMMAAKGGRVVAIPCDIRDPDAVDAMLDRAWADIGGIDILVNNAAGNIAAPTESLSHRAVDAVLGIVLHGSFYCTLSAGKRWLAEGRKAKVLSIVTTYAEGGSAFVVPSAAAKAGVLAMTRSLAVEWGPRGIRCNAIAPGPFPTKGAWDRLLPDPSLLDAAIERIPARRPGELIELANLAAFLVSDLADYINGDCITIDGGEKLKGSGQFSWMGSLTKSQWEALERAARGTTAKDKSQMEG; from the coding sequence ATGGCCGAGCGCTTCCTCGAACTCGGCGCAACGGTCATCATCTGCGGTCGCCGCAAACAGGTTCTGGACGACGCCGCGCAAGAGATGATGGCCGCGAAAGGCGGCCGCGTCGTCGCGATCCCCTGCGACATCCGCGACCCCGACGCAGTAGATGCAATGCTCGACCGCGCCTGGGCCGACATCGGTGGCATTGACATCCTTGTGAACAACGCCGCCGGCAACATCGCGGCGCCTACGGAGTCGCTCTCGCATCGCGCGGTGGATGCGGTGCTCGGCATCGTGCTGCACGGCTCCTTCTACTGCACGCTCTCCGCCGGCAAGCGCTGGCTCGCCGAAGGCCGCAAGGCGAAGGTGCTCTCGATCGTCACGACCTACGCTGAGGGCGGCAGTGCCTTTGTGGTGCCGAGCGCCGCAGCCAAGGCCGGCGTGCTCGCGATGACGCGTTCGCTGGCGGTGGAGTGGGGCCCGCGCGGCATCCGCTGCAACGCGATCGCACCGGGGCCCTTCCCCACCAAGGGCGCCTGGGACCGCCTGCTGCCTGACCCCTCGCTGCTCGACGCCGCCATCGAGCGCATTCCGGCGCGTCGTCCGGGCGAACTCATCGAGCTCGCGAATCTCGCGGCATTCCTCGTCAGCGACCTCGCCGACTACATCAACGGCGACTGCATCACGATTGACGGCGGCGAGAAGCTCAAGGGCAGCGGCCAGTTCAGTTGGATGGGTTCGCTGACGAAGAGCCAGTGGGAAGCCCTCGAGCGCGCAGCCCGCGGTACGACCGCGAAGGACAAGAGCCAAATGGAAGGCTGA
- a CDS encoding acyl-CoA dehydrogenase family protein has product MITTQIRRFLETHAFPLERSFLSRPFRELVPQLSELRAEVKSLGLWAPHLPKEHGGLGLALPEFAEVSAVLGESPIGHYLFNCNAPDIGNQELLLAHGSDAQRKQWFEPLARGEIRSCFAMTEPEFAGSNPVWMDTQARRDGDAYVITGHKWFTSSAEGAAFTIVMAVTDADAPPHKRASQIIVPLDAPGVMFVRNIPVMGEAGSDYASHAELRFEGVRVPVSNRIGDEGAGFALAQERLGPGRIHHCMRWIGIGERAFRLMVQRAATRELAPGEPLGQQQAVQHWIAECRAELDASRLLVMDVAHRIEREGASAARDGISMIKFHVAGVLQRVLDRAIQVHGALGMTDDTPLAYWYRHERGARIYDGPDEVHKSAVGRRILAAAGMAGRVRKDG; this is encoded by the coding sequence GTGATCACCACCCAGATCCGCCGCTTCCTTGAAACGCACGCCTTCCCGCTCGAGCGCTCCTTCCTGAGCCGCCCGTTCCGGGAGCTCGTGCCGCAGCTGAGCGAACTCCGCGCTGAGGTGAAGAGTCTGGGGCTCTGGGCCCCTCACCTGCCCAAGGAGCACGGCGGGCTCGGGCTCGCACTGCCGGAGTTCGCCGAGGTGAGTGCGGTGTTGGGTGAGTCGCCCATCGGGCACTACCTGTTCAATTGCAACGCTCCCGACATCGGCAACCAGGAGCTGCTGCTCGCGCACGGGAGCGACGCGCAGCGAAAGCAGTGGTTCGAGCCGTTGGCGCGCGGCGAGATCCGCAGCTGCTTCGCGATGACAGAGCCGGAGTTCGCCGGCTCCAACCCAGTCTGGATGGACACGCAGGCTCGGCGCGATGGCGACGCGTACGTGATCACTGGCCACAAGTGGTTTACGTCGAGCGCCGAGGGCGCGGCATTCACGATCGTGATGGCGGTGACGGATGCCGACGCGCCGCCGCACAAGCGCGCGAGCCAGATCATCGTGCCGCTGGATGCCCCGGGCGTGATGTTCGTGCGCAACATCCCGGTGATGGGCGAGGCGGGCAGCGACTACGCCAGCCACGCGGAGCTGCGCTTTGAGGGCGTGCGCGTGCCGGTGAGCAACCGCATCGGCGATGAGGGCGCGGGCTTCGCATTGGCGCAGGAGCGGCTCGGGCCGGGGCGCATCCACCACTGTATGCGGTGGATTGGCATCGGCGAGCGCGCGTTCCGTTTGATGGTGCAGCGCGCGGCCACGCGGGAGCTGGCGCCGGGCGAGCCGCTGGGGCAGCAGCAGGCGGTGCAGCATTGGATCGCCGAGTGCCGCGCGGAGTTGGATGCCTCGCGGCTCCTGGTGATGGACGTGGCGCATCGCATCGAGCGCGAGGGCGCCTCGGCGGCCCGGGACGGCATCTCGATGATCAAGTTCCACGTGGCCGGCGTGCTGCAGCGCGTGCTCGACCGCGCGATCCAGGTGCACGGTGCGCTGGGGATGACCGACGACACGCCGCTGGCGTATTGGTACCGGCACGAGCGTGGGGCGCGGATTTATGATGGGCCGGATGAGGTGCATAAGAGTGCGGTGGGGCGGCGGATTCTTGCTGCGGCAGGGATGGCGGGGCGTGTGAGAAAGGACGGATGA